The following are encoded together in the Deinococcus soli (ex Cha et al. 2016) genome:
- a CDS encoding acyl-CoA-binding protein, translating into MTTPFEQAQQDVQTLSRKPGNDTLLKLYALYKQGSAGDVSGKRPGGFDFVGGAKYDAWEALKGRTQDEAQAEYVALVQTLKAQD; encoded by the coding sequence ATGACCACTCCCTTCGAGCAGGCCCAGCAGGACGTGCAGACCCTCAGCCGCAAACCCGGCAACGACACCCTCCTGAAGCTGTACGCGCTGTACAAGCAGGGCAGCGCCGGTGACGTCAGCGGCAAACGCCCCGGCGGCTTCGACTTCGTGGGCGGCGCCAAGTACGACGCCTGGGAGGCCCTGAAAGGCAGGACCCAGGACGAGGCGCAGGCGGAGTACGTCGCGCTGGTGCAGACGCTCAAGGCGCAGGACTGA
- a CDS encoding ImmA/IrrE family metallo-endopeptidase, giving the protein MRDLAAGYGAALPGLDTHSLMAGLDGVQLTFMPMGDRDGAYDPEHQVILINSKVRPERQRFTLAHEISHALLLGDDDLLSDLHDEFEGDRLEQVIETLCNVGAAALLMPRPLIEEMLSRFGPTGRALGELARRADVSASTALYTLAEHTTAPVLYAVCAVTRQGDDDEEGGGKALTVRVSSAAPGVKYSLRVGTPIPDDHPAAVALDTRLPIAADSFIPFRSGRKMPAHVDAFPDRHRVMVSFGLREKGRDEA; this is encoded by the coding sequence ATGCGCGACCTGGCCGCCGGGTACGGCGCGGCGCTGCCCGGCCTGGACACGCACAGCCTCATGGCGGGTCTGGACGGCGTGCAGCTGACGTTCATGCCGATGGGCGACCGGGACGGCGCGTACGACCCGGAACATCAGGTCATCCTGATCAACAGCAAGGTCCGGCCCGAACGGCAGCGCTTCACGCTGGCGCACGAGATCAGCCACGCGCTGCTGCTGGGCGACGACGACCTCCTGAGTGACCTGCACGACGAATTCGAAGGCGACCGGCTGGAACAGGTCATCGAGACGCTGTGCAACGTCGGTGCGGCCGCGCTGCTGATGCCCCGGCCCCTGATCGAGGAGATGCTGTCGCGCTTCGGGCCGACCGGCCGGGCGCTGGGTGAACTGGCCCGCCGCGCGGACGTGAGTGCCAGCACCGCGCTGTACACCCTGGCCGAGCACACGACCGCACCCGTGCTGTACGCCGTGTGCGCCGTGACCCGCCAGGGCGACGACGACGAGGAGGGCGGCGGGAAGGCTTTGACGGTCCGCGTGAGCAGCGCCGCGCCCGGCGTGAAGTACAGCCTGCGCGTGGGCACGCCCATCCCCGACGACCACCCGGCGGCGGTGGCGCTGGATACCCGGCTGCCCATCGCTGCGGACAGCTTCATCCCGTTCCGTTCGGGCCGCAAGATGCCCGCCCACGTGGACGCCTTCCCGGACCGGCACCGCGTGATGGTCAGCTTCGGCCTGCGCGAGAAGGGCCGGGACGAGGCGTGA
- the folP gene encoding dihydropteroate synthase — protein MRHALTFRRPVPGAVRSGDDWTLRWEGTAVMGILNVTPDSFSDGGRHAALDAAVASARAMRDAGVLFVDIGGESTRPGAAPVPAHEELDRVRPVIRALSGEGIVLSVDTMKPEVAAAALAAGAHLINDVTGLREPQMRAACADAGAPACVMHMQGEPRTMQRDPHYADVVREVHDYLHAQAREALAAGVPDVILDPGIGFGKTLEHNLALLRALPDLTGGPHSVLIGASRKRLIDFIADVPGTADRDPGTLALHLNAARGGAAIVRAHAAAAHVQALRVQTALNAG, from the coding sequence GTGAGGCACGCGCTGACCTTCCGCCGCCCGGTGCCCGGCGCGGTCCGCAGCGGTGACGACTGGACCCTGCGCTGGGAGGGCACGGCCGTGATGGGCATCCTGAACGTCACGCCGGACAGCTTCAGCGACGGTGGGCGGCACGCGGCCCTGGACGCCGCCGTGGCCTCGGCGCGCGCCATGCGGGATGCGGGCGTACTGTTCGTGGATATCGGCGGCGAGAGCACCCGCCCCGGCGCGGCCCCCGTGCCCGCCCACGAGGAACTCGACCGGGTGCGGCCCGTCATCCGAGCCCTGAGTGGTGAGGGGATCGTGCTCAGCGTGGACACCATGAAACCCGAGGTGGCCGCCGCCGCTCTGGCCGCCGGGGCGCACCTGATCAACGACGTGACCGGCCTGCGTGAGCCGCAGATGCGCGCCGCCTGCGCCGATGCCGGAGCGCCCGCCTGCGTGATGCACATGCAGGGCGAACCGCGCACCATGCAGCGCGATCCGCACTACGCCGACGTGGTGCGCGAGGTGCATGATTACCTGCACGCCCAGGCTCGCGAGGCCCTGGCCGCCGGGGTGCCGGACGTGATCCTCGACCCGGGCATCGGCTTCGGGAAGACCCTGGAACACAACCTCGCGCTGCTGCGGGCCCTGCCCGACCTGACGGGCGGGCCGCACTCCGTCCTGATCGGCGCGAGCCGTAAACGCCTGATCGACTTCATCGCGGACGTCCCGGGCACGGCCGACCGCGACCCGGGCACCCTGGCCCTGCACCTGAACGCAGCACGCGGCGGCGCGGCCATCGTGCGCGCTCACGCCGCCGCCGCGCACGTGCAGGCGCTGCGGGTGCAGACGGCACTGAACGCGGGCTGA
- the folB gene encoding dihydroneopterin aldolase — protein sequence MTTPTPPHSRVVLQGLEFHARHGVFDTEAVLGARFVVDAELHYPFAGLNDDLDEAVNYAAVYAAIQEEVTVPRHQLIEVLAGHVARRILREQPRLTHVTVRVHKPFAPLPGVFRDVYAELTLRREDL from the coding sequence ATGACGACCCCCACCCCCCCGCACAGCCGCGTCGTGCTGCAGGGCCTGGAATTCCACGCCCGGCACGGCGTGTTCGATACCGAGGCCGTTCTGGGCGCGCGCTTCGTGGTGGACGCCGAACTGCACTACCCCTTCGCGGGCCTGAACGATGACCTGGACGAGGCCGTGAACTACGCGGCCGTGTACGCCGCCATTCAGGAGGAGGTCACGGTACCCCGCCACCAGCTGATCGAGGTGCTGGCAGGGCACGTGGCACGGCGCATCCTGCGCGAGCAGCCGCGTCTAACGCACGTCACCGTGCGCGTGCACAAACCCTTCGCGCCGCTGCCCGGCGTGTTCCGCGACGTGTACGCCGAACTGACCCTGCGCCGCGAGGACCTGTGA
- the folK gene encoding 2-amino-4-hydroxy-6-hydroxymethyldihydropteridine diphosphokinase: protein MSAPQTAAFIALGANLGDPLTTLRWAVTELRTLGTVKALSRLYRTAPVGGPAGQPEYLNAATCLHTPLSAPDLLAGLHDIEARAGRTRAERWEARTLDLDLILYGQLTSDAPDLLLPHPRAWDRAFVLAPLSDLHPHLTHPATGETVSAALARTDRRGVEAHIDDWYNDWH from the coding sequence GTGAGCGCCCCGCAGACCGCCGCGTTCATCGCGCTGGGCGCCAACCTGGGCGACCCCCTGACCACCCTGCGCTGGGCCGTGACCGAACTGCGGACCCTGGGGACGGTGAAGGCCCTGTCGCGGCTGTACCGCACCGCGCCCGTCGGCGGACCCGCCGGGCAGCCCGAGTACCTGAACGCCGCGACCTGCCTGCACACCCCCCTGAGCGCCCCGGACCTCCTGGCGGGCCTGCACGACATCGAGGCCCGCGCCGGACGCACCCGCGCCGAACGCTGGGAAGCCCGCACCCTCGACCTCGACCTGATCCTGTACGGCCAGCTGACCAGCGACGCGCCGGACCTGCTGCTGCCCCACCCGCGCGCGTGGGACCGCGCGTTCGTCCTGGCGCCCCTGAGCGACCTGCACCCGCACCTGACGCACCCCGCGACCGGCGAGACCGTCAGCGCCGCACTGGCCCGCACCGACCGCCGGGGCGTGGAAGCCCACATCGACGACTGGTACAACGACTGGCACTGA
- a CDS encoding YraN family protein, with the protein MKGAQAEDRAAAFLSGLGREVLARNYRIPGGEIDVISREPGGTLVFTEVRQRRSARFGSAAESVTPRKLALMHRAALTYLTRELGRDDLPCRLEVLTIDGSAGEGTLSLHAVE; encoded by the coding sequence GTGAAGGGCGCGCAGGCCGAGGACCGCGCCGCCGCGTTCCTGAGCGGGCTGGGCCGCGAGGTGCTGGCCCGCAACTACCGCATTCCCGGCGGGGAGATCGACGTGATCTCGCGCGAGCCGGGCGGGACGCTGGTGTTCACCGAGGTCCGCCAGCGGCGCTCGGCGCGCTTCGGCAGCGCGGCGGAGTCCGTCACGCCGCGCAAGCTGGCGCTGATGCACCGGGCCGCGCTGACCTACCTGACGCGCGAACTGGGCCGCGACGACCTGCCGTGCCGCCTGGAGGTGCTGACCATCGACGGCAGCGCCGGGGAAGGCACGCTGAGCCTGCACGCGGTCGAGTGA
- a CDS encoding HAD family hydrolase, translated as MDGVLTANNAFHRQAWQEVALEVLGLNLSPADLDHKVDGGRNPEIIERLTGTYPDEALAARFHDAKEGRYRSLAAGALREVAGLSAYLDALDGRGIPFSLVTSADAVNVAFGMEQLGFGPRFVTRVLGEDVTRGKPHPEPFLLGAQRLGLNAADCLAHEDAVNGVRSAAGAGCRVVALTTTAPDSALLAAGAALAVPDFTGWAAWLA; from the coding sequence CCTTTCACCGGCAGGCGTGGCAGGAGGTGGCGCTGGAGGTGCTGGGCCTGAACCTCTCGCCAGCTGACCTGGACCACAAGGTGGACGGGGGCCGCAATCCGGAGATCATCGAGCGCCTGACCGGCACCTACCCGGACGAGGCGCTGGCCGCCCGCTTTCACGACGCGAAGGAGGGCCGCTACCGGTCCCTGGCGGCGGGCGCGCTGCGCGAGGTGGCGGGCCTGAGCGCCTACCTGGACGCCCTGGATGGGCGCGGGATTCCGTTCTCGCTGGTCACGAGTGCTGACGCGGTGAACGTGGCGTTCGGCATGGAGCAGCTGGGCTTCGGGCCGCGCTTCGTGACGCGGGTGCTGGGCGAGGACGTCACGCGCGGCAAACCTCACCCGGAGCCGTTCCTGCTGGGCGCGCAGCGGCTGGGCCTGAATGCCGCCGACTGCCTCGCGCACGAGGACGCCGTGAACGGTGTGCGCAGCGCGGCCGGGGCGGGCTGCCGGGTGGTGGCCCTGACGACCACCGCGCCGGACTCGGCGCTGCTGGCGGCAGGGGCGGCGCTGGCCGTGCCGGACTTCACGGGCTGGGCGGCGTGGCTGGCCTGA